In Eriocheir sinensis breed Jianghai 21 chromosome 8, ASM2467909v1, whole genome shotgun sequence, the following proteins share a genomic window:
- the LOC126995474 gene encoding uncharacterized protein LOC126995474 translates to MPSQVQRLGNFPNFTHQAYRYGIALSCIGVLLNWLGVAQAYIEPVRYLGVGLVIIGSFLIIAAMCRWMFVSPQATTTTAVQEVSSDGAGDLHVITVPMVRGQAHSRTPGTSASQTRPPDYFLVTEKPPSYEEAMSMLPPYPATRSGSLQLNAEGGLQDFLAPHQVPESQPEGAVGGSQQQPDARTQQSDGCMESERLLNTSSSPPAYSQCASHSTFGSSNNSSTITPQEGNIDDGTADSTRGDNRAGHTSSTNNSIAHTTSAENRTNLVSLSQETLCDTAKTEETGEKAWKISSDSIDKCQKSDSSHSLSDQTLPSVNMDK, encoded by the exons GCATACCGATATGGCATTGCACTCTCATGTATAG GTGTTCTGCTCAACTGGCTGGGTGTGGCTCAGGCATACATAGAGCCTGTGCGCTACCTTGGTGTGGGCCTGGTTATCATTGGCTCCTTCCTTATCATCGCTGCCATGTGTCGCTGGATGTTCGTATCCCCGcaagccactactactactgccgtcCAAGAG GTCAGTTCAGATGGTGCAGGAGATCTTCATGTAATCACTGTGCCTATGGTACGTGGCCAAGCCCATTCCCGTACCCCAGGCACCTCAGCCTCCCAGACCAGGCCACCAGACTACTTCTTGGTGACAGAGAAACCACCAAGCTATGAGGAGGCCATGTCCATGTTACCACCATATCCAGCCACTCGCTCAGGCTCCCTACAACTTAATGCAGAAGGTGGGTTGCAGGACTTTTTAGCTCCCCATCAAGTACCTGAGAGCCAACCAGAAGGTGCAGTTGGAGGCTCACAGCAGCAGCCAGATGCAAGAACACAGCAGTCTGATGGTTGTATGGAATCTGAGAGATTATTGaacacatcctcctccccccctgcctaCTCACAATGTGCCTCTCACTCAACATTTGGCAGTAGCAATAATAGCAGCACCATAACACCTCAGGAAGGAAACATTGATGATGGAACAGCTGATTCAACCAGAGGAGATAATAGAGCAGGTCACACTTCCAGCACAAATAATAGTATCGCACATACCACGAGCGCAGAAAATAGAACTAATCTAGTAAGCCTTTCACAAGAGACTTTATGTGATACTGCTAAAACAGAGGAGACTGGTGAGAAAGCTTGGAAAATAAGTAGTGATTCTATTGATAAGTGTCAAAAGAGTGATAGCTCTCATTCTTTGTCAGATCAAACATTGCCTTCAGTAAATATGGATAAATAG